One genomic segment of Naumovozyma castellii chromosome 7, complete genome includes these proteins:
- the APJ1 gene encoding Apj1p (ancestral locus Anc_2.218) — translation MVRDTKLYETLNVPITATTLDIKKAYKKLALKYHPDKNNHSEDSKTKFQAVCQAYEILNDKQSRAIYDALGITDEALIEQQKKQQQQQHQQQGGMEFPPMGMSPGDLFAQFFDNNNNAAKQPSQSQMHAYPNFKSESHVTNGKADHPLHRGPDIKHVLKCTLRELYNGKMAKLALNRTRLCLPCNGFGGLQRTTCESCQGDGFQTQTRRMGPMVQTWTQTCASCDGAGCFIKPNDVCPHCHGEGFIRERKIFHVEVKPGFQDGKDVIMQGEADEIMLNNLVKEKVIPGDVVITIKQSRDENNCFQMINNKDLLMNGCPVDLVTSLCGGEVYIDNHPSGKLIKLDIIPGEILKPNCFKIIEGLGMPYLEDGKDDTMLRRGDLYIQFKIQYPEQLENETMTQLKAQLNKDKYVKEDLRREKEAIDQRLDDCVEVEECVLSSFIAPDAETLRKYKADYRRRRNAMQEDEDGSPNKKRKCFPEEAYHDEDNQEDCIIT, via the coding sequence ATGGTCAGAGATACTAAATTATACGAAACATTAAACGTACCAATAACGGCAACGACACTAGACATTAAAAAGGCATACAAGAAACTTGCATTGAAGTACCATCCCGACAAAAATAACCATTCCGAGGATTCCAAGACGAAATTCCAAGCCGTATGTCAGGCATACGAGATATTAAACGATAAGCAATCGCGTGCCATTTATGATGCCCTTGGTATCACAGATGAAGCACTCATCGAGCAACAAAAGaaacagcagcagcaacaacatCAGCAACAGGGCGGAATGGAATTCCCTCCCATGGGTATGTCCCCCGGGGATCTGTTTGCTcaattctttgataataataataatgctGCCAAGCAACCATCACAATCACAGATGCATGCATATCCCAATTTTAAGAGTGAAAGTCATGTCACCAATGGCAAGGCTGATCACCCGCTTCATAGGGGTCCCGATATCAAACATGTGTTGAAATGCACGTTGAGGGAACTGTATAATGGTAAGATGGCGAAATTAGCATTGAATAGAACGAGGTTATGTTTGCCTTGTAATGGATTTGGTGGATTACAAAGAACTACGTGTGAATCCTGTCAGGGGGATGGGTTCCAGACGCAAACTAGGAGGATGGGCCCCATGGTACAGACTTGGACACAAACGTGTGCTAGTTGTGATGGGGCCGGATGTTTTATTAAACCGAACGACGTATGTCCTCATTGCCATGGGGAGGGGTTTAttagagaaagaaaaatattccatGTGGAGGTGAAGCCAGGGTTCCAAGATGGTAAGGATGTTATCATGCAAGGTGAAGCAGATGAGATCATGTTGAATAATCTGGTTAAGGAGAAAGTGATCCCAGGGGACGTTGTCATTACAATTAAACAATCGCGAGACGAGAATAATTGCTTCCAAATGATCAATAATAAGGATTTACTCATGAATGGATGCCCCGTGGACCTTGTCACGAGCCTGTGCGGTGGAGAAGTATATATTGATAATCATCCCAGTGGGAAACTGATCAAATTAGATATAATCCCCGGAGAAATACTGAAACCGAATTGTTTTAAGATTATAGAGGGTTTAGGTATGCCCTATCTGGAGGATGGTAAGGATGACACAATGCTCCGGAGGGGTGACTTGTATATACAATTTAAAATACAATACCCTGAACAATTAGAGAATGAAACGATGACTCAATTGAAGGCACAGTTAAATAAGGACAAATATGTCAAGGAAGATCTCCGAAGGGAGAAAGAAGCCATTGACCAACGGTTAGACGATTGCGTCGAGGTAGAAGAATGCGTGCTAAGCAGCTTTATTGCGCCAGACGCAGAGACACTAAGGAAATACAAGGCGGATTATAGGAGGCGACGCAATGCGATGCAAGAGGATGAGGACGGCAGTCCCAATAAGAAACGCAAGTGCTTCCCTGAAGAAGCCTACCACGACGAGGACAATCAGGAGGATTGTATAATTACTTAA
- the MKS1 gene encoding Mks1p (ancestral locus Anc_2.220) produces the protein MPQSENLKSRITEMNDFIPRQINNNNEHKFLKVTPNLFTPERLHLFDSTDLYTSLINCTKYIEQGERLNNLSWRILNKALLKDHNINKSKKRDGVKNIYYVLNPVSKQQQQQQQRPKSSQQGPQPSQKGSTNNNNNKSLFNENRHITSTTLTTVLSNDPTIVKNKSITKNNKSSSGLFTNSKNIPPTETIIKKEEPQNIVKGFDTSTIITKKSTVSVNSLKSPPTTKNSNDDKKSKIQTSNSSSHSRASSTSSNNTTINNKSHPLSSLFNKPRSTDTNNNLSRSSNIMNASTIFTNNNANNKGENKIFFSSEDEEESDWDSVSDDSELYADDDYDNFNEEEEDQYYRKQWDKLIFAKNNPQQQQQQQRPNSNQSSVSSNASHGEQIRKSLLSGLFLNESLNSNGNTPTSKNSTKNTTRSLSSSPAPPQSRSTPKPQPFPSTTTTKAVDKTNSNGAVSQAATLETSNITALGSVTPPQGDSMTAIMQGVKARSQRSSSFSSIVSESTGERYLHESNAPLTAQTILPTALSTHMFLPNNIHQQRIVATRDRERIKQRREALGISSRRESMDIPSKNRNAGFLKTRMEISEEEKFAKTINRRRAAHTTTNNNNNNNSNNVKSDDH, from the coding sequence ATGCCCCAATCCGAAAACCTTAAGAGTCGCATAACCGAGATGAACGATTTCATACCGagacaaataaataataataacgaaCATAAATTCCTGAAAGTGACACCCAATTTATTCACTCCAGAAAGATTGCACCTATTCGATTCAACAGATTTATACACTTCTTTGATTAATTGCACCAAATATATCGAGCAAGGTGAAAGGCTTAATAATCTAAGCTGGAGAATACTTAATAAAGCGCTATTGAAAGATCATAACATAAATAAATCCAAGAAGAGGGACGGtgttaaaaatatttattatgtGCTGAACCCAGTTTCtaagcaacaacaacagcaacaacaacgacCTAAATCTTCACAACAGGGACCACAACCATCACAGAAAGGATCcactaataataacaataataaaagcTTATTTAACGAAAATCGACATATAACATCTACAACTTTAACGACGGTATTATCGAATGACCCAACAATTGTAAAGAATAAATCCATTACTAAAAATAACAAATCTTCCAGTGGATTATTTACTAATTCTAAGAATATTCCTCCAACAGAAACCATTataaagaaggaagaaccACAAAATATTGTAAAGGGGTTTGATACAAGCACAATAATTACAAAGAAATCGACAGTTAGTGTAAACTCACTTAAGTCACCACCAACAACGAAAAACtcaaatgatgataaaaaatcaaagatACAAACGAGCAATTCCAGTTCGCATAGCAGAGCTTCATCAACGTCAAGTAATAACACAacaatcaataataaatcgCATCCATTGAGTTCGTTATTCAATAAACCCAGATCTACTgatactaataataaccTTTCTCGGAGTTCCAATATAATGAATGCATCAACCATTtttactaataataatgccAATAATAAGggtgaaaataaaattttctttagtagtgaagatgaagaagaatcgGATTGGGATAGTGTTTCTGATGATTCTGAACTTTATGCCGATGACGATTATGATAactttaatgaagaagaagaagatcaatATTATAGAAAGCAATGggataaattaatttttgCCAAAAATAATcctcaacaacaacagcaacaacaaagacCAAATTCAAACCAATCATCAGTATCATCTAACGCATCTCATGGCGAACAAATACGGAAAAGTTTATTGAGTGGATTATTCCTAAACGAATCCTTAAATAGTAATGGTAACACACCAACGAGTAAAAATTCCACAAAGAATACAACTCGATCGTTATCGTCATCACCGGCTCCACCTCAATCACGGTCTACTCCGAAGCCTCAGCCCTTCCCAtctacaacaacaacaaaagcAGTCGATAAgacaaattcaaatggaGCTGTATCACAAGCCGCCACGCTGGAGACAAGTAATATAACGGCGCTTGGATCTGTTACACCACCACAGGGAGATTCGATGACTGCAATAATGCAAGGGGTTAAAGCAAGATCACAACGTAGTAGTAGTTTCAGCAGTATTGTTTCCGAATCTACAGGGGAAAGATATTTACACGAATCAAATGCTCCCTTGACGGCTCAAACAATATTACCAACAGCATTATCTACACACATGTTCTTACccaataatattcatcaaCAACGTATTGTAGCCACAAGAGATAGAGAAAGGATaaaacaaagaagagaagCATTGGGTATATCGAGTAGAAGAGAATCCATGGATATTCCTAGTAAGAATAGAAATGCTGGATTTCTTAAGACTCGAATGGAAATAtctgaagaggaaaaattTGCCAAGACTATTAATCGACGGAGAGCCGCACATACCACAaccaataacaataataataataatagcaatAACGTGAAGAGCGATGATCACTAA
- the TPM1 gene encoding tropomyosin TPM1 (ancestral locus Anc_2.215), with amino-acid sequence MYVTLSISAQLLYHCKHTMEKIREKLSALKIEAESWQEKYEELKEINKQLEQTATDNENEIKALTVKNQQLESQVDKLEDDVDGGKHMEQDKLDLENQVKSLTVKNQQLEDEVEKLESELEECKRLNEEDSNLKSNNENFTKKIDQLEEELEESNTKLQETKESLNNAELKAEELERKLKAIEEEKDDWERRNEELATKYNDAQKELDEIAASLENI; translated from the coding sequence ATGTATGTTACTTTGTCAATCTCAGCACAATTGCTCTACCACTGTAAACACACAATGGAGAAGATTAGAGAGAAGTTATCCGCATTGAAGATTGAGGCTGAGTCCTGGCAGGAGAAGTAcgaagaattgaaagagataAACAAGCAATTGGAACAAACTGCTACAGACAACGAAAATGAGATCAAGGCTCTCACCGTGAAGAACCAACAATTGGAAAGCCAAGTGgataaattggaagatgatgtGGATGGTGGTAAGCATATGGAACAAGATAAGTTggatttggaaaatcaaGTGAAATCATTGACTGTGAAGAATcaacaattggaagatgaagtggaaaaattggaatctgaattggaagaatgtAAACGTTTGAATGAAGAGgattccaatttgaaatctaataatgaaaacttCACCAAGAAGATTGACCAATTGGAGGAGGAATTAGAGGAAAGTAATACCAAATTGCAAGAGACTAAAGAAAGTTTGAATAATGCTGAATTGAAAGCGGaggaattggaaagaaaacTCAAGGCCATTgaggaagaaaaggatgattgggaaagaagaaatgaagaGTTGGCCACCAAATATAATGACGCTCAAAAGGAATTGGACGAAATCGCTGCCTCCTTGGAAAACATATAG
- the EOS1 gene encoding Eos1p (ancestral locus Anc_2.214), whose amino-acid sequence MPSNSNTMNRRVEPLTTAYKSIKTLSLNHLTAKQHLLMAICRDVSLLPPIIYIFTSLKKTWEISFQTKLATYDPQSLKDALMSLWQNYMVDNNMTTATTTTTTIAAAAIVSAVSTPISTPSESIITNQQINSLALLNELITARASEHFLCALWCLVSLYLTYVILDSLMIRWIVKYSTVAAIMRMFSMSLVLITVELLLLTSLSPEHDYFLHTWILISCILTVAYIWQNYLTSDLKSFRETEDTTSVSSSSSSSDSDIDTIVRRRRVKKRKQSEEHRNKRMEKSFQFKSKRTIDLYNIIVFCVVPVGMASFITMGGLLRNLFIQRLDVEQLTRMLQETLRTSTTSASSI is encoded by the coding sequence ATGCCATCAAACTCAAACACTATGAATAGAAGAGTGGAGCCTCTCACGACGGCGTATAAGTCAATAAAgacattatcattaaatcATCTGACTGCAAAACAACATCTGCTCATGGCAATATGTAGAGACGTTTCGCTGTTACCACCAATAATTTATATATTCAcatcattaaagaaaacatGGGAAATTTCCTTTCAAACTAAATTGGCCACTTATGATCCACAATCCTTAAAGGATGCACTAATGTCTCTATGGCAAAATTATATGGTCGATAACAATATGACTACAGCAACTAcaactacaacaacaatagcagcagcagcaataGTATCCGCTGTATCTACCCCAATTTCTACTCCTAGTGAGAGCATTATAACGAATCAACAGATCAATAGTCTCGCCCTGTTGAACGAGTTGATTACAGCAAGAGCATCAGAACATTTCCTGTGCGCCCTTTGGTGTCTCGTATCATTATATCTCACCTACGTAATATTAGATTCATTGATGATCAGATGGATAGTCAAATATTCCACCGTCGCGGCAATAATGAGAATGTTTTCCATGTCCTTGGTACTCATTACAGTGGAATTGCTATTACTCACATCATTATCACCCGAACATGATTATTTCCTACATACATGGATCTTAATCAGTTGCATACTAACAGTGGCTTATATTTGGCAAAACTATTTGACTTCTGATTTGAAATCCTTTAGAGAAACCGAAGATACAACAAgtgtttcatcatcttcctcatcaagCGATTCAGATATTGATACAATCGTACGTAGAAGGAGAGTGAAAAAGCGCAAGCAATCGGAGGAACATAGGAATAAGAGAATGGAAAAGagttttcaattcaaatcGAAAAGAACTATCGATCTGTATAACATTATTGTATTTTGCGTCGTACCCGTGGGAATGGCAAGTTTTATAACTATGGGCGGCctattaagaaatttattcattcaaCGTTTAGACGTCGAGCAATTAACAAGGATGCTTCAAGAGACTCTAAGGACATCCACTACATCTGCATCTTCTATTTGA
- the NCAS0G02800 gene encoding uncharacterized protein: MYYISTVMPSVVSNVVSEWSGTGSQTYSTVNSIFTGTDGIETVERIYYVYVPAQTSSSVVSSSEQSSSESTIASSLVSTSVSGSYTILSAISSSEQVPSSAVLSASKSGYFNSSSAFSSSIPESSSSSSFAETSSYSISESASQSSSLSSIASGSATQVSSASETSSGLSVTPSLSSESTAASSLVSVSISGSYTILSAVSSSEETTPSVALSASKSGYFNSSSVQSSSSIASSSILSLTSSSSLSASSSSSSSQTVLTSSSSGASSSASESATGASSSTAQTSSGASSSVAQTSVASSSVAPSSGASNSVVPSSGASSSAAPSSGVSSSASQASGASSSVAQTSGASSSVVPSSGASNSVAPSSGASSSVVPSSGASSSASQAFSGVLSSASQASSGVSSSAAPSSGVSSSVVPSSGASSSVAQTSGASSSVAPSSGASSSVVPSSGASSSVAQTSGASSSVAQTSGASSSVVPSSGASSSVAQISGASSSVVPSSGASSSVAQTSGASSSVAQTSGASSSVAQTSGASSSVVQSSGASSSTSLTFSGLKVSSESIRSVLTIPTPYTTTIVSGTTTVTDIVSYFKTKDSVGEDIVGSTTYPAVSSSVLSNSAQTSGGIIPPPYTTTVVSGTVTETAIVSVYTTVDAAGNPATATTTIALTGSASQGVVPPPYTTTVVSGTVTETAIVSCYTTTDSAGKPSTATTTIALTGSASQGTVPPPYTTTVASGTEVGTYIVSHYKTTNSAGVESIGASSTKILASPSATSESLAAVTSTVIVETVTEVETEIQTVVNTNSNEGVASFPGPSNTRIVSGTAPSAVTATNISGGSQVTNFVSQYTTTNSVGESVVQSSTKVLSSVAQQEGSSVDNRKTSILSPTSNIATASGSQITNSQSTNTAEIESYQGSAVSKSVNGSFLSMIALMVLAIV; the protein is encoded by the coding sequence ATGTACTATATTAGTACTGTCATGCCCTCCGTTGTAAGCAATGTCGTATCTGAATGGTCCGGTACCGGTTCTCAGACATATTCTACAGTTAATAGTATCTTCACAGGTACAGATGGTATTGAGACAGTAGAGCGTATCTATTACGTATACGTTCCAGCGCAAACATCTTCTAGCgttgtttcttcttcagagCAATCTAGTTCTGAGTCGACCATTGCCTCATCTCTTGTCTCTACATCAGTTTCTGGTTCATACACTATTTTGTCTGCTATATCTAGTTCAGAACAAGTTCCATCATCAGCCGTTCTATCTGCTTCGAAATCTGGTTATTTCAACAGTTCCTCTGCTTTCTCTAGTTCAATTCcagaatcttcttcaagttCATCATTTGCTGAAACGAGTTCATACTCTATTTCAGAATCAGCTTCTCAATCATCTAGCTTGTCTAGTATTGCTTCAGGATCCGCTACTCAAGTTTCTAGTGCCTCTGAAACATCATCCGGCTTATCCGTAACACCATCTTTGAGCTCTGAGTCTACTGCAGCTTCGTCTCTTGTCTCTGTATCGATATCTGGTTCTTACACAATATTATCTGCTGTTTCTAGTTCTGAAGAAACTACACCTTCAGTCGCTCTATCTGCTTCGAAGTCTGGTTATTTCAATAGTTCATCTGTTCAATCTAGTTCGTCTATTGCATCTAGCTCAATACTATCGTTAACTTCAAGCTCTTCCTTAAGTGCCTCTAGTTCAAGTTCAAGTTCACAAACAGTTttaacttcatcatcttctggTGCTTCAAGCTCAGCTTCTGAAAGTGCCACAGGCGCTTCCAGCTCAACTGCCCAAACATCTTCTGGTGCTTCTAGTTCAGTTGCTCAAACCTCAGTTGCATCAAGCTCAGTTGCCCCATCTTCAGGTGCTTCTAACTCTGTCGTCCCATCTTCTGGTGCTTCCAGCTCAGCTGCCCCATCTTCTGGTGTTTCCAGCTCCGCTTCTCAAGCATCTGGTGCTTCTAGCTCTGTTGCTCAAACCTCGGGTGCTTCCAGCTCTGTTGTTCCGTCTTCTGGTGCTTCCAATTCAGTTGCCCCATCGTCTGGTGCTTCTAGCTCTGTTGTTCCATCTTCTGGTGCTTCTAGCTCAGCTTCTCAAGCATTTTCTGGTGTTTTAAGCTCCGCTTCTCAAGCATCCTCTGGTGTTTCAAGCTCAGCTGCCCCATCGTCTGGTGTTTCTAGCTCTGTTGTTCCATCATCTGGTGCTTCAAGCTCTGTTGCTCAAACCTCTGGTGCTTCCAGCTCAGTTGCCCCATCATCTGGTGCTTCCAGCTCTGTTGTTCCATCTTCTGGTGCTTCCAGCTCTGTTGCTCAAACCTCAGGTGCTTCCAGCTCTGTTGCTCAAACCTCAGGTGCTTCTAGCTCTGTCGTTCCATCCTCTGGTGCTTCCAGCTCTGTCGCTCAAATCTCTGGTGCTTCCAGCTCTGTTGTTCCATCTTCTGGTGCTTCCAGCTCAGTTGCTCAAACCTCTGGTGCTTCCAGCTCAGTTGCTCAAACCTCTGGTGCTTCCAGCTCAGTTGCTCAAACCTCTGGTGCTTCAAGCTCAGTTGTTCAATCTTCTGGTGCTTCCAGCTCTACGTCACTCACCTTTTCTGGTTTGAAGGTATCTTCTGAGAGCATTCGAAGTGTTTTGACTATCCCAACTCCATATACCACTACTATTGTTTCCGGAACTACTACTGTGACAGATATAGTTTCATATTTCAAAACAAAGGATAGTGTTGGTGAAGATATTGTTGGTTCAACAACCTATCCTGCTGTTTCCTCAAGCGTTCTTTCAAACTCCGCCCAAACATCAGGTGGGATTATACCACCTCCATACACTACCACTGTTGTCTCTGGTACCGTCACTGAAACCGCCATCGTCTCTGTGTACACCACTGTTGATGCTGCTGGTAATCCAGCCACTGCTACCACGACCATTGCCTTGACTGGCTCTGCCTCTCAAGGTGTTGTTCCACCTCCATACACTACCACAGTTGTCTCTGGTACCGTTACTGAAACTGCCATTGTTTCATGCTACACTACTACTGACTCTGCCGGTAAGCCATCTACTGCTACCACGACCATTGCCTTGACTGGCTCTGCCTCTCAAGGTACTGTTCCACCTCCATACACTACTACAGTTGCCTCTGGTACCGAAGTTGGAACTTATATTGTTTCTCACTATAAAACTACAAATTCTGCTGGCGTTGAATCTATTGGTGCATCTTCCACCAAAATTTTAGCTTCTCCAAGTGCTACTTCTGAGTCTTTGGCCGCGGTGACATCAACCGTAATTGTCGAAACTGTAACTGAAGTGGAGACCGAAATTCAAACTGTTGTAAACACCAACAGTAATGAAGGTGTTGCTTCCTTCCCTGGACCTTCAAATACAAGAATTGTGTCTGGTACTGCTCCATCAGCGGTCACTGCTACAAATATATCAGGTGGAAGTCAAGTAACTAACTTTGTTTCTCAGTATACTACCACTAATTCTGTAGGTGAATCTGTTGTTCAATCAAGCACTAAAGTTTTATCTTCGGTGGCCCAGCAAGAAGGATCATCTGTTGACAATAGAAAGACATCTATTTTATCTCCTACTTCAAATATTGCTACTGCTAGCGGTTCGCAAATAACGAATAGTCAATCCACAAATACTGCTGAGATTGAATCCTACCAAGGTTCAGCTGTTTCGAAATCTGTCAATGGTTCATTCCTATCTATGATTGCATTGATGGTGCTGGCCATTGTTTGA
- the NIS1 gene encoding Nis1p (ancestral locus Anc_2.216): MLHQSIQSIDPVSSLQHTMGERMNSTPKINNNDREFDFEWDPLEEFSRWSSFYQRIPSNTEPSTTSSDADSFPRNIMTFDSPTSSTSSYMLPHKCKVSPFRRKKEKLRSQNEIKAIMNYINLNDGERETNAFPSMVQFYKFRNPFILNSHVDPCVRVPKSVIYPKRKINMGIPVSQPKRKIRKQKSITIKRGASSKKQNIPPTPKRNLVKRSKSCPSRIIRRNRATLSNSDKERRKLIRLWREYLALVIWRRLNLRLSLLVDPGYSNSSASPKTPSKASSISSSSSNIYKKTPTPAQRNALSSAGIGILKKTMEYSN, encoded by the coding sequence ATGTTGCATCAGTCTATACAATCAATAGACCCTGTAAGTTCACTCCAACACACCATGGGAGAAAGAATGAATTCCACCCCTAAAATTAACAACAACGATAGAGAGTTTGACTTTGAATGGGATCCACTGGAGGAATTCTCCAGATGGTCCTCCTTTTATCAAAGAATACCCTCCAACACAGAACCATCCACGACCAGTAGTGATGCTGACTCGTTCCCCAGAAACATAATGACATTCGATAGTCCGACGTCAAGCACATCAAGCTATATGCTACCACATAAGTGTAAAGTGTCCCCCTTCAGAAGAAAGAAGGAGAAATTGAGATCACAGAATGAAATAAAAGCTATTATGAATTATATCAATTTGAACGATGGTGAAAGGGAAACCAATGCGTTTCCTTCCATGGTTcaattctataaatttAGAAACCCCTTCATCTTGAATTCCCATGTGGATCCATGCGTACGTGTCCCCAAGAGTGTGATATATCCGAAGAGGAAGATAAATATGGGCATCCCAGTGAGTCAaccaaagaggaagataAGGAAACAGAAATCAATTACGATAAAGAGGGGGGCGAGTTCCAAGAAGCAAAATATACCGCCCACACCAAAGAGGAATCTAGTTAAGAGATCCAAATCGTGTCCCAGTCGAATTATTAGGCGAAATCGAGCAACGTTGTCTAATAGCGACAAAGAAAGACGTAAGTTGATACGGCTTTGGCGAGAGTACCTCGCATTGGTCATTTGGAGGCGGTTAAACCTCAGACTGTCACTACTGGTAGACCCGGGATACTCCAACTCATCAGCATCCCCTAAGACCCCATCCAAAGCATCGTCCATCTCATCGTCTTCTTCCAACATATACAAGAAGACACCAACACCGGCACAACGTAACGCGCTATCCAGCGCCGGCATTggaatattgaagaaaaccATGGAATATTCCAACTAA
- the SWS2 gene encoding mitochondrial 37S ribosomal protein uS13m (ancestral locus Anc_2.213) translates to MVVHILGKAFKGKEIVNIALASKFYGIGKKTSQEVCAKLGFYPTMRMHQLSEAQVLNITSELSTMTIEGDARAIVRENIALKKRIGCYEGMRHALHLPVRGQRTRTNAKTARKLNRIDRKGMHTLASGIWSTIRGKF, encoded by the coding sequence ATGGTCGTGCATATCTTAGGGAAGGCATTTAAGGGTAAAGAGATAGTTAATATTGCACTAGCATCCAAATTTTACGGAATAGGGAAAAAAACATCCCAAGAAGTATGTGCGAAATTGGGGTTCTACCCAACAATGAGGATGCATCAACTATCAGAAGCTCAAGTACTCAATATAACCAGTGAATTGTCGACCATGACTATAGAAGGTGATGCCAGAGCAATCGTTAGGGAGAATATAGCactaaagaaaagaatagGGTGCTACGAAGGAATGAGACATGCCTTGCATCTTCCTGTAAGGGGACAACGTACTAGAACCAACGCAAAGACTGCCAGAAAATTAAACCGTATTGATAGAAAGGGGATGCATACATTAGCATCCGGCATATGGTCCACCATAAGGGGGAAATTTTAA
- the IMP4 gene encoding snoRNA-binding rRNA-processing protein IMP4 (ancestral locus Anc_2.221), giving the protein MLRKQARERREYLYRKAQELQESQLHQKRQIIKQALAQGKPLPKELAEDEELQKDFRYDQSRNEDEIQIDDEYATTSGLVEPRIIVTTSRDPSTRLSQFAKEIKLLFPQAVRLNRGNYVMPNLVSACIKSGTSDLVVLHEHRGVPTSLTISHFPHGPTAYFSLHNVVLRHDILNSGNQSEVNPHLIFDNFTTELGQRVVTILQHLFSPGPKKDAARVITFANRGDFISVRQHVYVKTRDGVELAEVGPRFEMRLFELRLGTLENKDADVEWQLRRFVRTASRKDYL; this is encoded by the coding sequence ATGTTAAGAAAGCAAGCTCGTGAAAGAAGAGAATACCTTTACCGTAAAGCTCAAGAACTACAAGAATCTCAGCTGCATCAAAAGAGGCAAATAATCAAACAAGCTTTAGCACAGGGGAAACCTCTACCGAAGGAACTAGCTGAAGATGAGGAACTTCAGAAGGACTTCCGCTACGATCAATCCCGTAACGAAGATGAAATACAGATCGATGACGAATATGCCACGACTTCAGGTTTAGTGGAGCCCAGGATCATAGTTACCACTTCTAGAGACCCAAGTACGAGATTATCGCAGTTCGCTAAGGAAATCAAACTGTTGTTTCCTCAAGCAGTAAGATTGAATAGAGGTAATTATGTGATGCCTAACTTGGTTAGTGCGTGTATTAAATCAGGAACGTCCGATTTGGTGGTATTACATGAACATAGAGGTGTCCCCACTTCATTAACGATTTCACATTTCCCTCATGGACCCACTGCGTATTTCAGTTTGCATAATGTTGTGTTGAGACATGATATCTTGAATAGTGGGAATCAAAGTGAGGTTAATCCAcatttaatatttgataattttacTACTGAATTGGGGCAAAGAGTGGTGACGATATTACAACATTTGTTCTCTCCAGGGCCTAAGAAGGATGCTGCTAGAGTAATTACATTTGCTAATAGAGGAGATTTCATAAGTGTGAGACAGCATGTATATGTGAAGACTAGAGATGGTGTTGAATTAGCTGAAGTAGGGCCCAGGTTTGAAATgagattatttgaattaagGTTAGGTACTTTGGAGAATAAAGATGCAGATGTGGAATGGCAATTGAGAAGGTTTGTAAGAACTGCAAGTAGAAAGGATTATTTGTGA